Part of the Urocitellus parryii isolate mUroPar1 chromosome 2, mUroPar1.hap1, whole genome shotgun sequence genome, taaaaaaaatttttcccaccCATCCCCTtggtgtttttcttcttccaaagacAGTCTTATTCTTGAACCACTCCCActaattagggggaaaaaaatctttcaccctcccttcctctctgttttctgTGAATTCCAGACTCCTTGGGATCTCTGGTTCTAACTGCTCAGAACACATTTatgacaaaaacaaagcaaaacatcagggaaggtggggggggggagatccATTTCTATAACAAAGGAGgcccaaaagggcaaaggggaaaaataaattgcagaagGCACAGTTGTGGCAGCATCTTATTACAACTTCCAGCTGATCGGGTGTAGCCCAACTAGAGACATCTGTTGGGAGTTTACAACAGAAACAAGCgcacaggaaaaaatgaaaaccctACAACACACACCCAGACCAAGCTCTGTAACAGCCCCTCTGCCTTGCCCTCCATACCATTCCCACTGGGCCAGGCTGGATTGTAGAGGGGAAGGAAACGGGCTCTGCAAGCCgctacccacccccaccccacctgcacaTGACTCATTCACACATGATTGGAACTTACAACTTTTCTCTCTACTTGGTTTTCCTCTCAGGAAAAGCAGAGACTGCCCCACTCCTCAGAGAGCCCGTGGCAACTTCCTTTAGGTTTGGAATTCATCTCTAAAACTCCTTGACTGTAAGGGAATAGATCAGGCAGTATCCTTATTCTTGATCATTAAGGCAACCCACAGAAGAGGTGGCAAAACCTTAGCAGACCTCAATGTCACTCCTCCACACATAACCTCTCAGGTCTGAAAGTGGGAAATGGAGCTCACCCTGACCTCTCCGAAAATTAGCTCAAAAAGGTGAGGGAAAGCCCATGCTCAAACAATTTAAATGAAGAATATGGAACACTGTTGGGTCCCAGACACAGCACTGAGAGTTGTGTCGTCCAGAAAGGCCCAAGACCATGCACAACTTGGATCTGAGCACCTCCTGTAGCAGTTCCAGATGCTCACCTGTTCTGttaaattttcctatttattctcTTCCCCATGGCATGCCAACAGAACCAGAGCAGTGCtactcaaaaaataacaaaatgttttatacacATTTCCATATATACAACTGAACaacattttacatgtttcttttGCACAGCAAAAGATATAAACATTCAGCTCTGAGAACACAGTTATGtacaaaaaatgtcaaaaatacttCACAACAGtgcaaaaatattttacacagCATCATGGAGTGAGATATTTGGGGCAGGAGGAAGGTGTATGTGACTCTAAAGGAGAACTCTTtttttagatattagatgtcTTTAACTGTAAACAAAATGCCGCTTTCTTTcataacaccccccccccaatagtTATTTGAGGAATTTGGCAGAATTTCAAGAGTCTGAGTCTGAGGTAAACAGCCCAAGCTCTCTCACCAAAAAGAACTGGGTGCAAAAGGGTGGTATTTAAACCTTAAACATtgtgagagagattttttttttttaatgatatctcAATGACAGGGCAAGGCCTCGCCCAGTGAGGGGTTGAGGGAGGAAGTTAACCCCTCCTCCTCAGGCCCCAGCTGCTTAGCAAACAGGAAACTGGCGGACAGGCACCTCACACTGCCCTCCTGGACTTTTTGAACTTCAGCGGCCCTTCTCTTCACCACCACCAAGAAGACTACCCCTTTCTCCTCCGTAgggttttcttctctttcacatCTCCCACATCCCCACTCGCAACCAGAGCCGCCTCCAAAAGAGCAAAAAGTGTTAGGGCGCGGGGTGGATGGGGAGGACCAGAGGGAACCCAGGAACAGGGCCCCACGTGCCCGATTTCCCTTGGATGCAGGCGAGGAATTGGGAGACTGCTAGAACAACGGTTGGGGAGCCACTGTGGGGTGCCAGGGGAGCACCGAGGAGTCTGCTGGGAGCTCAACCCGAGTGGGGCTCGTCGGGGCTGGAGCTGTCTGCGGAGCCAGACTTGTTCCCAGCAGTGGTGGAGGTTGCGTCCGGGCCTCCGCCCTCGATGGAGCTCTCACTGCCAGTGCTCTCGCCAGACAGCAGGCGCGTCACCCTCAAGTCTGCCTGCAGGGTGCGCACATCGTTGCCGAAACTGAGCTCTCCCAGGTCGTTAATAATCTGCGACAGCTGAGCCTTCACGTCTGAGGCGCTGCACGACAGCGGAGGTGgagtccccagcccagggcccagcgAGACGACGCCGCCCCCCAGCATCTCCTCGCGCCCATTCTCCATGGTGTCTAGCAAGTCCCCACATTCGAAGTGCATGGCCACCACCAGTGCCCTCTGTGCCTCGGTCTCCTCTTCTGCTGGGCCCTCCACCCCCACAcgattctcctcctcctcctcctcttcctcttcctcctcttcctccaggcaGCCCTCAGGgtgctcctcttcctcttcctcctgtagTTCCTGCTCCTGCTGTTCGCCCAGCAGGTCCTCGGTGATGGAGCCGAGCTTGGGCGCGCTGCGGCTCCGCTCCACCGGCGGCTTATAGCAGCAAGATCCGTGCAGGAGCAGTTTGCGCAGGGGCACTAGCGGGATAGTGTGCGCACCCACCAGCTCCTGCTGCTGGTGACGCGCGTCGTCCCGCCGCTTGAGGCGTTTAAATTCCGCCAAAGCGTTGGCCGAAGTCTGGTAGAGCAGCAGGGCCATGGCCTGCGCCTTCTCCGGCTTAGACACCAGAACGGCATGGCAGCGCAGCATTACCGCCTTGTGCTTCAGCTCATGCCGGTACACCCAGGCGAAGACCTTGGGTAGCCTCGCGTCTGCCACGCAGTAGGTGACGCGGTGCAGCAGGTAGAGGTGGCCCGGGCGGCGCAGCGCGCGCTCTTCAGCGTGCACCATACGGATACCTTGCGCACTCACCGTGAGCTTCATCTTGGTACCCTGACGGCCCGCCTCGCTTTTACTCCAGATCTTACCCACGGCTAGGTCGGTGCAGCCGTCTCCGCGCGCCTGAATGGTGGTGGCATTGCCCAGGTAGAGCACGGTGTATGTGGGGTCCTCGCTGGTGATGTGCAGCTTCTTGCGCTTGGAGCGGAACATGCTGCCCACCCGACTGAGCGCGCCTTCGGGGCACGCTCTCGCTAGCGAGCTGAGCGCTGAGTAGTGCAGGCTCACAGCGTAGCCTTTGGGTTTGGACGCCTGCCGCGGCGGCGCTTCGGCCAGCAGCTCGAACTTGTGCTTCTTCCAGGGCAGCATCTCTGGAGGGCACCCGGGCGCAGCTGGGTGGCGGCGGCCGAGCCCCGGGTCTGAACCCAGCTGAGCCACCAGCCCCGGCCGGGCTTGGCCCGGGCAAGACCGAAAGATAAAACTGCTGGGAGCCGGCCAGTGGTAGGAAGAGGGGGGCAGGGAAGAACGGATAGTGCTTGGGATCCCCgcagggggtggggaagaattGTTTAAGGAAAATAGTCAGCTTCGAGTTTGTAAGGGGtggaggcacacacacacagaattaccCCAGCCTGGTCAAGGACGAGGGCAAAAAGTCTCAGGCAAGCAACACAacgagagaaaagggaaggagagtGGTGCGGAAAATGTCAGAAGAAAAGCGAGATGCgcgcatacaaataaatagaggGAGCCTCGGCAAAAGCAACGGGGTGGTGCGGGAATCTGCAGGAACTCCGGCCAACGTGAACAGGgccccctgccacacacacacacaaaccccgGGCCTGGAGCCAGAAGCCGCGGAAACTCTTCAGCAGTTTGCCCAGGGTCCAGGGCTCCCCACCTACTAGGGGTGCTGGAGACCGAGAACCCCTCAGCTGAGCAAGTCCTGGAATCAGTAGCAAGCCCAAAGTGTGGTTAGATGATAGGTCCGGCTGGCCGCGGCGGGCCCCGCGCAGCAGTCCCGCGGTGGCTCACTGCATCTTCGCTCCAGCGGGATGCCGGGGACTCAGGCTCCGCCAGCTCACTGTCCAGACCAGCTCCACCACCGCAGCATTGGGCTCCAAGGTCGGCGCGCACGCATGGTCGGCTTCGGGGATCGCCGCTACCTCATTTCTTCTCTCCGAGGACTGTCCAACTCCACTCCCGGGCTCTCCACGGTAGGCTGCCGGTCTTTGCAGCGCGCCCTCTTCAGTCCTGCAAGCGGTAGCAGGCTGCCCTCACATCATTGCCGTCAGGGAAGGAAGATTTCGGGTAAATATAGGCCGGCACGAACCATTCGCCGCGCAGGGACAGGGGAGGAGCAGAGAAGAGGATCAGTTTCGAGCTGCGACGCCCGACGGTTTTCTGGTCTCTTAAAGGGACAAGGTTGCACGCATTGGTcgagagaaagagaagacagatCCATTCTGGCAACTATGCCTCAAATTTAGCAGTATCTCATTTATATAGAGAAACCACGAATTACTGGGGTTACCCCGCAGCAAAAGGAACTTGATCTCTCACACTCCACCCCCAGGGTGAATTGCAACTCACTGAATAAATGTATGTCTAGATCGAAACTTCTGGGGGAGGTAGTGGAAGTGGAAATTGTGAACTATAATTTCCTGTGGAAATGGCTGGGAAAATAGTCCCCTTCCCCTTGTGAGACAGCACTCTCAGAATCTCAGGGTgccatttaatattattttcagaattaataattaattaataatacaaCAGAGAGGCAAAGActtgtttttttactttcttgGAGCCAGTTATTTACAGGTAAACAGCTGGTAGTGAAGTGAGTGGTAAGATGACTAGAGCGAACAATATTGTATATAGTTAATAAATTAGGTGCTTCCTAACACCCTCCTCCAGCAATAACCCTTCCTGCCCTCAAAGTAGAGCAATTTTCTGAGATAGGTACAATTTTAAGTAATGCTGTATATGGTTAGACCTCAGTTTACTTTGGCAGGCCTGTCATTCAGTTTTATTACAGCATTGACACATTATGAATGTGTGATAAATGTCCAGATGGTCCTGCAACAAACTCCCTGGCTCTTCGTGGAGGCTGACAGTGGTCGCTCTTCTTAGGCCCAGGCCACTGGGGATCTTGGATCTTCATTTAAGAACCACTGTGGCTCCTGGAAATTCTCTGGCCCTACATTTGCTATCTTTTAACCTTTCTTTGAATTCTAACACAGGTTTATCAGAGTCATGGGTACTGAATTACCTTTTGATGACAGGTCCTGAGCTAAGAGTAGACCCAAATCCCATTCCCAAGAAGCTCCTGGCCCAAAGAAGGATGTAAATGCCACTAAACTCTGTCTGAGCTTCCCCTGCAAGGTAGGTTTTATGAAAGTACCCTGTGTCCTCTGTGACTGGTACAAAGagacaataaatgtttgttgtttttatgaaTGAGACATGCATGTGAATAAGAAGACAGAGTGGTCTAAATGCTTGCAGAAAGACTGACATGCTCAGAGAAGCTATGATAAGAAAAGGTTCATTATGACaaggaaaatcagaaaagacTCCATGGAGGTGGTGATGTTTGAAAGATGAACAGGATTTCTCAAAACAACAAAGGATTGAAGGTCTTTCTGGGTATACAAGATGGCAAAATTATAGAAGTATGAAAAAGCATGTACATGTGCAGAGTAGGATGGAATTCAATGACtgtaacaatgaaagaaaaactttccTCATAATACTTTTTGGGCCCTCTTACTCTCTGTACTTTTGGAAGGAAGAAATGGCCCTCTCACACCGGCTGGCCCTATGACCTTCTACCAGAGCCATCATGCCTTACTCCTCAGCTGCCCTGATGGGTTAATGGAAGGATGCCAGACATGGCACCAGAATGAGGTGGGATTGTTATACACCATTAAACCAACATTAATTTCTCTTCTCTCGGATTTCTGAAATATCTTGCAGTGTCAGTGAAGTAGACAGTAACTTTTCCAAAGcgaaaaaaatttctgaaagaaacaCATCAAATTAACCTGTGCTAAGTGATCTTTAGCTGGTCTATAATCTTGAAATCAAAACTCCACAAAAGCAGACATTGTACTTAAGTGGTTAGCACTTCTAACTGTCTCAGAGGACCAAGGGccagaaggttctggaaggggAAAAGAGGAGCAGTAGTGAAATTTAAGGCTGATTTCATTCTCTGCAGGAGGCACCACTGTGGGATTTATATGATAAAAAAGACACAGCAGGGAATTACAGTGGCAGGGAGGCATCCACGGGCCAACTGGGCCAGTCCCAGATGTACAGGTCCACAGAGATGTTCCTGGTGACTAGATCATGTCCTGCCTCAACTGCCTTTTTAATACAAGAGAGATTATTAACCTCAGAAGAACAGAAAGGTTCTAGGCAAATGTGTGAGTTATGCCTTCTACCTGTGCTCCAAGACCCAGGAGGGAAACAGGacagcttcctcctggcctgaGCCTGGACCAACCAACCTCTCGAGCCCACCTTATCTTGTGAAGAAGCTGGCCACCCCCATTCAACTGAAGACACAAGTCACAACTGAAGCTGTGTTTCCTCAGCCGGGAAAGCTGAGGGCACTGTTTGAGATCTGAGACACAGGGCTCTTCCAGAACTGAACCACAGCAAAGTCAGGTGAGAAATGGGTCAGACTGCAGACTTTACTTTTTGTGAAACTGCCCCATCTACTGGTGACAGGCAGAAGTACCAGTTGGTGGGAAAGTTTCTCATAAAACTGTACAAGCCAGTGGTTGAATCAATGCACCTACCGCCAAGTCACAGCTGGAAGGAAATGCTGCCACAAGGAGTCCCAGACCACAGTTTGGCATTGAAGAGTCAGCTTTTTATCTCATAAAAGGCTTTTGGACCCGCTTTCTGCCACTTTAAGTGATGCTGAATGCTCCTCCCCCAACATCCTATAGAATGGACATTGACTTCAGAGCTGACAAATGACAAATCTGGAAATTTCAAAGtcgttcaacaaatatttgttgagaatcTACAGGGAATGTTGATGTCGTTTCTGAGAATAGAACTGTAAAGAAGACAGAGATGTTTGCCTTCATGGGATTTATAGCCCATAGGGAGGCAGAGAATCAacaaacaactaataaaatatcagaTGGTGATAAGGTGAAAGGAAACAGTGCTAAGGATGCAAGGCGGCTGGTTTAGAAGTGTAGTCTGGAAGGTGTCTCTCTGGGCAGAGCTCTAGAAGAGCCTGAGCCAGGCGCACAGAGACAGGGGAAAGTGCTCTGGCCTGTGCTGGCCAGCGGGGTCCTCACAGTGATGATGACAGATAAACTTCACTCTAAGTATTCCAGAGtctcagaaggaaaaagaaggtctAGCAAACAGTGAGATCCCTTTGTGGCAGGATGTACTTCATGCTAAGCACTGAAAgctggagtgggggggggggcagattgCTGTTGCTGGGAGAAAGAAGCCCAGAGAGAGAAAACTGCTCCTGCAGAAAGTAGTTCATATGGAACACTAAATAACAGGACAAAAGCAGGAAACTCAAGAGTACTAAGCACCTGCATATGTCACTGTGCCAAGTGAGGTGTGCGCCAATCTCTTCCTTTTACAGAGAGAAAGGAGTAGGCATGGGGGAGTTGAATAACTTACCCAAGGTCCCCAAAGCACCATTCTTTTTTGTGCTTCGGTCTGGCAGAGGCCTGCCTCCCTAGTACCTTGAGTGGCAGGTGAAGGCTTTTTCCACACTGGGGGGCACTAGAGCAGCTGGAGCAAGGAAGCACTGGGATCAGAGGCAAAGCTCTAAGCAGCCCTAACACACTGGGGGTCCCAGAACAGACTGCTGCCCCCTCTCAGGGCATTTGCTTCCCTGTGAGCTGTGCAAATTCCTTTTAGTTCTAAAGATTGCAGGAAGCTTTGCTCATTTCCTGGGACTTCCATAACTAATTACCTTGAAGAGGGGGGCTTAAAACCACAGAACTGTGTCCTCTCACAGGAAGAACCTCCCTGCTTCTTCCCAGAGCCCGGTGATTGCCTGTAGTTCTGGACATTCTTGGCTTATAGACATTTCCCCATGGGCTCTGCCTCCATGTTCATGTGGTGTTCTCCCTATGTtctgtttttttcaaatttgccTCTTCTAAGGACAGGGTCTTGGCATGAGGCACCACTCTAATCACAGTAATCTCTTCTTTCCTTGATTACATCTACAACACTAATTCAAATAAGATCACACCAACAGCcctgggggttaggacttctCTTTTTGAGGGATACCACTCAACACAAAACAGGGGCTATGGCAGGAAACTGCAGGAGTCAAGGAGGAACAATAGAGGACCAAGGTTAGAAGTCCACAAACTCCTATCCTTACTCCTATCCTTGGTATGCACCCCTGAAATGCGCTTGCTGTGCCCCCTGCGGTGGAGCCTCTCCTTTCCTGGGCTGCTTGCTCAGAATGTTTGCCACGAGGACAAAGGCAAAATGCAGAAATGCAAAGGTACGGAAGGAAACCAAAAGAAGGGAAGCCACAAGCCTATGAAAGCCCTCTCATCACTGCCACCAAAGGGGCCAGGAAAGAACTAGAAGAGCTTGTCCCCTCTGAAGGTAGAGGGAGGAAAAATCATTACCCCTGCATGGTTAGCTTTAAAGCAGAAACTctgttgcttttatttataaagtgtttatttttgacatttccaTTTGTGACAATGGTAACTGATGATGAATGCATCTTCTACATGGTGGTTCACAGAACCCTCAACCCTCTTATGACAGAAAGGGCAAGGTGTAGTCTTCTCCTTGAGTTGCATGATAAAGGCACTGGCCTGCTCTTGCCAACCTAGGCACCCTTTGTGAGGCTGTCAGTATTATCCCTACTGTTTCAGATACCTGGGTGAAAGGCAGGGTAGCATGAAGAAGAAGGGGAGGTAACAGGGTCAAGGGTCTGGCAGAGCACCTCAATGGTCATCCATCCAACACCCACTCTCTTGCATTAACCTCCCTTAGAACATCCCGACACCTGGTTAGGTAGCCTTCTCTTCAACACCCCGGACTAGCAGATGGAATGTCCAAAGCTGCCCGTTCCATCTTGAACCACCCTAATTCTAAGAAGTTTCAGACCAATTAAACCTAAAATTGCAACTCTGTGGCTTCTCCCATGTGTTCTGGTTCTGCTTGCCCTGTGTCTGCTCaatcttctctcccttccctgtgACAGTCCTGcacataaaatggaaatagtCCTCACACAGCCCTGGTGTTCTCCCCAAACCAGTCATACTTCCATCACCTTTGTCTCATAGGACATGTTTCTGCATTCCATCCTCATTCAGATTGATATGCTAATTCCTATTAATGACTTAAGGGGAAGTGTCACACTTAAGGACAAAAAGCAAAACCTGGGTCCTGAGAAGGCCTGGTGGAGAAGGGTCAACTGTGGGTAAAAAGTTCATTGCTCTACTGCTGATTTGAGCTGCTAAACCCTGTCTGATCACCACTAGAAATGTAAATTCATCAGGGCAGGAATTTGTCCATACTGAATCTCCAGTGCCTagtacaaggaaggaaggaaggaaggaaggaaacacttTCTAGGTACAGATTGTAGAGTTGGTGATTATTAATCCTCCTTCTAGCCTCCTTtactttgttttactttctttcattttattgggTCTCAATTCCTACAACTCAAAGTGCCGAAAATACCCTTTCTCACTTGACTGTTGTGAAGGACAAAACTAGTTACAAAGTCATTGTGAATAAAAGACCCTATACATTCCACATATAAGAGTTAAGAAAAACTCATGGGCATAAATCTAGTGCACATAGGATCCTGCAACCTGAGTCACCAAAGCCACATGCTTTTGACATTGTTCCTGCATGTACATCTTGCACAAGCAGGCAATTGATGTTTGAGTCCAGTGACTCAATCACTTAAAATACCCACCAATAAAGAGTCTGCTGAATTACTGAATCTCACTTGTGTGTGAGAATCCACCCATTTCCAACAGGGATAAACTGAGAATGGCAGAAAATTCAAGGAAGTTTCCCTGCTGAGCCAAGGACACTCAACAGAGACAGCCAGACTTCTATTTTCACAACTCCCACCTATGCAAATTGCAGAAGGAGGTGGTGTAGAAAATAAGAGTGAAGGGAAACAGGGCTACTACATACTTGTCTTGGAACAATTTTTCTGCCACTGACACACTTTTAGCTTAGGAGTGAAAGGCAAACCAAAACAGAAACCATccactcttctctctccctcctcaggcAAATGTGGAGGCCAGAGCTCAGTAGTTCTGTAGAGTTGGATTGGCAAAGAGTGCTCCAAGGTTTATTTCTGGGCGTGAGTTTCGGGGTTTGAATATTGTTCAGATGAGGTAAATCAAGCATTATGCAACACCATGAATGAGGAACACCCGCTGTCACTGTTTGAAGCCAGATACAAGACTTCTAATCCCCAAATCAATGCAACTTCCTCCAGGAGGCAGCTGTTCAGAGAATTCCGGCTCCAATGGAAGGACCTCATTATATGGGGGATTGGGTGACTCTAACCAATCCTTCAGACATAAGTCCAACAGATGAGTATTTCCATTGGTGTGACAAAAAGACCAGGGGCATTTGGCTGGCACTGGCATTTGTGTTGTTCCTGAAGTTTATGAGTGGACTCACTTCTGTAGTTAGAAGTCAGAGACCTGGGCTCATTCATCTTTGCAACCCCCTCACTACAGCTTCAGCCAGAGTCTTACTCAACCCTTCACCACAATCATCACTCTCCTCCTCAATCATGTACTTTATTCCTTGATCTGGGTCCTGTGATTTTTGTCTCATCAGCACcctccatttctttcctctttgcccTTCTCACTTAACAATTAATTATCCAGCAGGGTTCTTACCTGCATTGCTCAGTTGGTGGGAAAAAATCGTACACTCGACCCACTAATGAATGGACTGCAATCTTGCAGCATTATCTCATTGGCTATCTCTGCTGGACAGGAGttatgattatcattattatcccTATTAaccagataagaaaactgagactcagttCTTTGAGTAATGCCTCAGGGAAAATATTAAGCTATGCTTCACACTTATTTGTCAACTGGGAATCAGTTCTGCTAGTTAATATTACATTTGACTCCTCACCAGTCCTACTTAAATTATCACAGATTTATTTGGTCAAGATATTTCAGAGCCCTTAAATGAATGACAATAGAAACCCAAagtgtttattttctcaaaatcctGGATGACAAGAtctagaaaaggaaattaaggtAAAGCCTCAAGTTAGTGATTGACCTATAGGAAGAGATGGCATGTTTCTCTAAACCAtacgttgttgttgttgtgttgtaaCATGTAAAATCTAtttaatcttatttctttttttttttaaagagagagtgagagagagagagggagagagagagagagagagaattttaacatttatttattttttttcttagttctcggcggacacaacatcttcgtttgtatgtggtgctgaggattgaacccgggccgtacgcatgctaggcgagtgcgctaccacttgagccacatccccagccctaatcttATTTCTTGAGTTAGTGGTATCTTTAACCACTCAGCTTTGGCAAGAATTTCAGGAGCTGTCTCTAATTCTATTTTATGTGTCTTCTCCTCATCTTCCTTCTCAgatattttaaagacatataGCTTCTAAGTTGGCAAATGGGAGAAATCATGTTCTGGTGCATTCCTTTACCCGTCTGTAAGCACTACATTCCCAAAGGCTTACCAAGCACCACAGGGCTTGTCAGCAATTCCTTGGGAGTTCCCCAAAGTTCCCAAATGAGGTGCAGCACACAGAGAGCTTGGGAGATTCCAGAAATGGGTAAGCAGTAGTGTTCCAACTCTGTTAACTTGCTGTGATTGAGCTCTAGCCAGATCCACTTCAATGACTTTGCCTGCACTAGAAAGGAGTGGACTACCCTTGCAACTCAAAGTATTACCCATAGCATCTGTATTACCTGGGAATTTTTTAGAAACAGAGACCCAGATCTTATTCATCAAAATCTTTGTTAAAGAAATTTCCAggggggttggagttgtggctctgtggcagagtgctcatctagcacatgtgaggcacggggttctaaactcagcaccacataaaatacgtaaaataaagatattgtgtcccactacagctaaaaaacttaaaagaaatttcCAGGGGATTCATATATACATTAAATTTTGAGAGGTACTAGATGAGATGGTttctttttgtggggggggggagatgtgtaccagggactgaactcaggggcactggaccattaagctacatcctcagcccaattttgtattttattcagaggcagggtcttactggGTTGCTTAGCGTCTCCCTGTTgtagaggctgactttgaactcatgatcctcctgcctcagcctccctagctgctgagattataagcgtgcaccactgtgcaaGTGGAGATGGCTCCTTgatccagtgattttttttttaagtcttaacTGACAGAtcaaaatgtgtatatgtatgatgTACATCATGTTTTAATGTGCTATAGGTAGTGGAAAGTTAAATACAGCTAGTTAACATATACATTAACTTGAtcctattatttttttgaatacaTGCTAACAATCCTCATTCCCCAGTCCTCCCAGGAATCTATACAATAGTGATAAGAGATGGGTTTGATTCCTGACGCTGCATATATTTCATCTATGGCCCGGGAAAACTACTCTCTTCTCTGAGCATCACAATAGTGAAGCGGTTTTCTGGATCAATGAGAATGTCTTTTACACACGTCACTCTAAATTGACTTCATATTTGCGTTatagataaaattaataataaagtgaGAAACAAAAGCACAGGCTTTGAAGAGTGGAACCAACTCTCAGTTTTCTCTTtaactattgaaaaaaaagttaatgaaatttTAACTGGAACTTctaagcattattattattattattattattattattattattattattattattagaaataaagcaGACATCAGACCCTAACTGAATTTCCTTTAAACCTTACCAAACTCTGGA contains:
- the Fam43a gene encoding protein FAM43A produces the protein MLPWKKHKFELLAEAPPRQASKPKGYAVSLHYSALSSLARACPEGALSRVGSMFRSKRKKLHITSEDPTYTVLYLGNATTIQARGDGCTDLAVGKIWSKSEAGRQGTKMKLTVSAQGIRMVHAEERALRRPGHLYLLHRVTYCVADARLPKVFAWVYRHELKHKAVMLRCHAVLVSKPEKAQAMALLLYQTSANALAEFKRLKRRDDARHQQQELVGAHTIPLVPLRKLLLHGSCCYKPPVERSRSAPKLGSITEDLLGEQQEQELQEEEEEEHPEGCLEEEEEEEEEEEEENRVGVEGPAEEETEAQRALVVAMHFECGDLLDTMENGREEMLGGGVVSLGPGLGTPPPLSCSASDVKAQLSQIINDLGELSFGNDVRTLQADLRVTRLLSGESTGSESSIEGGGPDATSTTAGNKSGSADSSSPDEPHSG